CTAAAGTCCATTGATACAGCCAGTGCTGGTTGCATGTGAAGAGCAGAAGCCATAGATGTTGGCACAGTAAGCATCGTTTCACCCTTATGGTTTGGTAGGACGGAGTAGACGCTAAGATGCTTCTCTGCGTGGGAAATTGCATGATCTTGTCCAAGGGTAAAACCTTGACTCAATTCCAAAGACTGTTCAGGAGCATTCTCATCACGGTTAAAGCTCAGATCTCGAGCACTTGTGATGACACTACTGCGGGTTGGGGTTCCTGGACTCTCCTTGGCCTTTTCATCGGATTTGTCTCCACCAGATGCACTGGATTCTGCAGTTGGGCTAGCATGGTTGGTGCCTTCATCAACCTGCATGACTTCTGTTTTCACCTCTGCAAGACTTTGAAGTCTGCCGGTGGAGTGCAAGTCTAGTGCATTTTGTTGCAGTGCTCCTTGGAGCAATGACTGACCAATGGTCATTAAACTATCTACAGCAGTCTTGGTTGGGCTCATACCAGAAAGTCCGTAGGACGTTGACACTGATGGACTTTGATCCACCAAGCTCTGACTGCCCATGCTGGCATAACCACTTTCTTCACTGGAATGCTTTGCGTTCAACATGTTTTTAATAAATCTCGATTTTCTGTCTTCTTCGTCATCCATGGCCCTCTCACTTGTACAAAGGTCACCATCATTCTCTTCTGAAGCTTGAATAGTTTCTAGAATCTTCAGACATTGCTCTTCTAAATACTCAATTTCTAGAATTTCAGCTGCATACAGGAGGTCATCCAAATCTTCCACCTTGGCCTGCAGAGTGGCAGTGTAAGCATACTCCAAAATCTGTTGAAAAGTCTTTGGCGACAAAAAGTCCAATGTGTAATGCTGGCTGCTACGGTGGAAAAGTATTTCAAACATCTTACTAGTACAAGCCAATACTGTCCTATGGGCATGAAACTCTTGAGTATCCACCATGATCACCACATCACAGAGCGTCCCCGCCAACCGCATTTGGTTGGCTTTCAGGAGAATCCCCGTGGGGTGATTGGGGTTTTGCAACTGTATCATACCCATATTAGTCAAATCCATAATTCTCCTGGGGTCTAGTCATTAGTCTATCTGTTGCTTGATATGGTGGGCCAAACTCGGAAACCAATGGACCTATACgtagaaggaaaaagaaaaaaaaaaaaaaagaagttcagCCACTTATGAAAGCAAAGCACTGAAAGCATTAACAGATCTCATTTTGTTTAGAGAAAAATGATGAACTTACAAAAACatcacccccaacccccccccccccttcccccaattgTGATGCTTCTAGGTTTGTGGTGGTTTTTACTTTCTGGTACCTCTCAGGTGCTCAGGTCAAAGGCGTGGCGGCAGCGTGGCACACCATTAGAGCTCATACACACAGtattcgttccgtttttttttgcagaccgtatgcaaaaccatttatttcaatgggtccgcaaaacaaacaaaaacaaacaaaaacaaaaaaaaacaaaaaaaaaaccactacttaaattactctgtgtgcatttcgtttccgtatgtccgttccacaaaagaaTAAAACGAACATATTCtagtattgtccgcattacggacaaggataggactgttctattaggggccagcttttGGTTTctgaaaaatacggaatgcacacggaacgctatccgtatttttggcggatctgttttttgcgggctGCAAAACACATATAGCCGTGTGCATGCGCCCCAAGTGGAAGTCAACAGAAGGTGGTGCACAAACAACCTAAGGTCAACCCTGGATGCTACACCACAATGAACAACTAAAATACCAGTCTAGGTCACTAAATGTTACCCAAAAGTACTAGAACTGGATCGGTtattctacttaaaggggttgggccaCTAAACatattcaaaccagcacctggatctaaaatacttttgtaattgcatgtagttaAAAATTTTGTACAGCCAGTGAGCTaaccaataaaatatatctgtatagcgccatctgctgtttgtcaTTTTCCTTACTTCTTGACCACCTCACGGAGGTGGTCacacacgctcagtttaaatcttcaactgccacaagCCATAGCTTCTGTTAGGGcacttttcacactagcgttattctttgccggtatagagttccgtcaaaatggctctatgccggaaaataactgatcagttttatccccatgcattctgaatggagagtaatccgttcaggatgccttcagttcactcattttgactgatcaggcaaaagagaaaaccgtagcatgctacggttttatctccggcaaaaaaacggaagacttgcctgaatgctggaccCGTCCTtttggtctgcacatgcgcagaccggtaaaaattataaaaaaaaagatacaagacggaccTGTCTGtcagcatgacaagcggagaaactgatccgttcttgcaatgcatttgtgagacagatccgtaTCTGTCTCAAACGCTTTCAGTCACATACAGATCAGCGGATCCAGCAGgtagttccgacgacggaaccgcttgccggatcacactgccgcaagtgtgaaagtaccttacagggaaagagctacagctgGAAGGACACAAGCCCGAGCTCCTAGTCTGAGAAGAAtcgagcagagcaattggagtggTGTATGGGGTGGttctctggttccatgtgaggtacagggcaggtTTTAGCTACTttatgatgtttgattttcatttaCGTCACTCATGGCCTTTAAATACCATAATAAAGTGAAGAATGGTTGAGATTCCCAATGTCAAACTAGATCTtaaagatccccccccccccctctggacaGACATTTGTTTAAAAAGGGGCAAAAGGTTGCTTAGCCAAGAATGACCTGATAGTCCATGTCATATGATGGAACTGGAAGATAGTACAAGAGACATAAAATCTGTTGAAGGACAGGGGTCAAGAGTTCTAGTAGATGCACAAGATCCAGAGGAAGAATAGGTTAGCACGTGGAGCTCCATGGGGACTTCTGCTAGGAGCAATGATCTGAAATGTCTTCATTAGTGACCTAGCAAATGATTGGGGAAGCATTCCTCCTCAACAATGGCAAAGATCTTGACATTCCACAGAAGGAAACCAAAGAAACAGTTGTAGATATACAAACTACATAAAGAGTGACAAAAACGTAAACTTGGACAAGATGAACGGCTACAGTACTACAGAATACTGTAATGGATATAGGCCAGCAAGGGACTGATGACATACCAAGGACCAAGGCTGTAGACAGATCAAGGGATGTAGGACCTACACAGAGAAGCCGAGGTTCACAGGGGGATAACGAACACCATTGTGCCACAAGGAAGCTTCTACAATCAGGGTTACTACAGAAGCGATGAGGTTCAGCAGAGATTTTAGGTAGGACTGCAGGTCAACAGCAAACGTTATCCTAACCAGGCACAGTAGACTACATCTAATGTGgggaattcagctctgctacatctgtaaaggAAGCCACCACAAGTGGTTACTGTCTGATCAGTTGTACCCATGTTCTTGCTTATACATTTGACCTCAATCAGAACCGAAAAGTCAACAGGCGCCTCACTGAAGACACCAGATACCCATCTGGACCAGCAAATCTACGCTCAAAAAACCATCTAGAACTTACTACCCAAACAGATATCTGACCACAGGTCCCTGACTGGCGAGAGGCTTTGTAGAAGGTGGATTTAACTAGCGCCTTAAAGCGCTGCTGGTGGCGGTGACAAAACATAACCATCATTTCAGCTTCTAAAACTCCCGTGCGATGTCGATCTGAGAGACGGGTCACAGACAGGGAGGCGACAGTCGCTGCAAAAACTATTAAAACCAATTGTGAGGAGCTTAGAACATCACCGTTTCTAGTCCTACAATGGAGAGCAAGTGACTTTCATTTTCGCGTCGCCCCCACAGATCAGAGGAAGAAACGataacattttcagtttttttaaatgtacaaacGTCCCCGATCGCTCCACATAACGGCGAGGCCAACTCTCTGGCGCACAGACCGGCAACAGCCATAAACACAGGTTTGCTTTACCCGCTAAACAATAGAAAGGCGCAGTCCGGAGGGACGCTTTATTGGACTTGTCAGACGGAGAAGAATGGGGACAATGGAAGTTTGTGTAACAAAAAGTACAAAGCGTAATGCCTTCACATTAAACCTATTGTTCAACTGCACCTCAagaagggggggagggaagggttAATAATCTCCTGTGTGTTCTGTAATGATGGAGGAGCGCTAACACTTTTTGGAGACAAAAAGGGTGAACTCCTATGCTCTGGTAGCTCAAGAGTTAAACTTAATACAAACAAAATCTATAATATTTTGATCGTTTCTCTTCCTATTTGGAGAATATTGAGCCCATTGATACAAAGAGGCAAATATCTGCCCGAGTCACGGAACCGATGCGAAATAAGAGCGATATCGCGCTAGACGTTAAAAGGACAGCGACCTTTATAAAAGGAAATTAATATTGCTGTGCCGCGGtaatcagtataggtcatcagctCATTTCCAAGCAATCTGCCAACGCCTGCGTCAAATCTAGGTTCGGCTGGGCTCAGATTCGGTGACGTTTCACAATCGAGTGCGGTTATTACTGTCTGCAAGAGATTAACGAGTCCTGTGCCTTTAAGTGCCAACATTTACTCCCAAATGTAACAGAGCGCCCCCTGATGGTCACACAAGAGGCGAGCCCGCAGACACATCCTATGGAGCCTtcacagagatgcagaaggcttcGTTCACGTGAGATTCCCACCGCCTCGCCGGCCAGCTCCGTACTACTCCCAGCGATAGGcagatttacatgggactgcatcgTTTCAGTGGGCAGGTGCCGTAAACAGGCAATGTAGctctacagctctgctacatctccatCCAAAGCTttcctgcggtcctccagctgttgcaaaactacaactaccagcatgcctggacaacctATAACtaactattagggcatgctgggagttgtagttttgcaacagctggaggggccgcaggttgggcatcactgctttAACACATCTGCCATTGCAACCGACCCAAAACAAGGGAACATATAAGAGACTACAGAATACCCATCCTATAAACCACCTGACTGTGTGGACTGCACCGACGGACCCTCGCCGGTGGGTTTACAGTCAGAAGGCACCGTGCCTGGAGTTAGCCAACATTCCTACAGGTCCAAGTCAAACACCGAAATGTAAGAGCCAGAATGAAGGAGGGTTTAGGAGCCCCTGGTACAGAGAAGGATCAAGGATGGAAGAAGACAAATAAGTCGAGATAAAACGAGGGCTAAGaaaacagaccccccccataagaGCGGCTGGTCCTATTGTGCAGCCAGAGGCAAGAATGTTTTTGTCTGTGGCAAAGTACAAGGCAGTTCCACAGGGCGAGGGTCAGAAGGatggaaactacaacccccaacggACAGAACCCTGGGTGATGTCACCTCTGGCACTTTACCCACCTGCGCGGCTTATCAATCAGGGTATAGGAGAATACAGAGTCACCGATTACTGACAGCCGGCtacaataggggggggggggggggtcacgccTAATGTAAGAGGTGCTAAAATATGGGCTACAGCTCAGCGGCATCCAGAGAAGAATCCGGATTTCTGCTCCTCTTCACGGAGGTGTAAGCGGTTTCTAGAAGGAGCTGCTAAGCAGATACGAGGTAGAGCAAGAAAGCGCGAGACAATGGCAAGTTCTACCGGAGACCACCATCCAATCAACTCCAGTAATGACCCCCCCACCATGAAAGATCCCTACCGGAGACCACCATCTGATCAACTccaataatgaccccccccccccatgaaagATCCCTACCGGAGACCACCATCTGATCAACTccaataatgaccccccccccccccatgaaagATCCCTACCGGAGACCACCATCTGATCAACTccaataatgacccccccccccatgaaagATCCCTACCGGAGACCACCATCAGATCAACTCCAGCAATGACCCCCCCATGAAAGATCCCTACCGGAGACCACCATCCAATCAACTCCAGTAATGACCCCACCATGAAAGATCCTTACTGTAGACCACCATCCAATAAACTCCAGTAATTACCCCCCCTCATGAAAGATCCCTACCAGAGACCACCATCAGATCAACGccaataatgccccccccccccatgaaagATCCCCACCGTAGACCACCACCTGATTAACTccaataatgacccccccccccatgaaagATCCCTACCAGAGACCACCATCCGATCAACTCcagtaatgaccccccccccatccaatGATGAAAGATCCCCACAGCGAGGCTACCTCCCCCCTGTTATATTTCATGGATTCAGACCCTTTTCTCTGGAGCTTGGGGGGGGGTTGCCTCTATTGACAGAGCTCCTTTTGATGACTTAGAAGGGTTAATGAGTCAACTATTAAAGCCCtttatcagccccccccccccccccaaccttttAAAACATTGTACAAAACTAGTTTTGGGTGAATTATacccaaataaataataataataataataataataataatgtcagtGAATATTCGATGATGGGGAGGATTAACCCCTGCAGGACCACGATGCTAGGAAAGTCTATGAGGAGAACAGGTAGCCCCGAGAGCCCAGACAGTCTGCTCCGTGTTCACACCGGTCTGTCTGGCTATGCGGGCAGCATGCCCAATGTTACCCCGATAGATATATCATATATAAGGAGGAGAGGATGATGGGGATCTGAGGAGAGGATGATGGGGGTGCAGCACATGAACTGACTGGATCCATACACAAGACCAGACTGTGACGGACCGGGCACTATCGGGGGCGCAGACCCCCGCCTTGGATGGAGGGGACATACACAAGGCAGGATCATGCATGTCACCTCACAGCAGCACAGCCCTTTAAATCTGCCAGAGCCGGTAACGCATGCGGTTCTGACAGGAACTTTTTCTCCCAGTCCCGGCGCAGCATCCCTTCCCCGGTCTGCACAGGGACATACAGGCAACTTTGTAACAAGGTAAGCATTCCTTTCTGTCAGGGACTACTACTCCTCCTCGTGCGCATGATGGGAGTGATGGAGGCAGAAGTTGGAGCAGGTCCCCTCCGCGCACTCACCTGTGTGCTGTCCCCCGGCTCTCTCCGCAGGCATGTATGAGGAGGTGCGCCGTCAGAGCCGCAGCGGCAGCCGGCTCCAGCAGTTCACACTGCCCGCTCTCATGCTCACTAGCTCCTCTCTTCTTTAAGGTTAGCAAATCAACACAGCGGTGACGTCACGCGCGGCGCCCGAACAcatgcctcccccccctcctcacaCATAATGGATCGGCCCCACCGCCATGTTTACTGCTGGCAGAGAGAGATGCTGAGCGCCTGTCACCTCGGATGGAGAGGAGGCTCCGCGCTGGTCAGTACTGCAGGCGgagggactacaagtcccaggggGTCCGAAgggggaaaaatgaaaaaaatgtgtgGGATTTAATGAGCGAAGGGGTATCGCCTGGTACCTAGGGGGCAGTGTCTAGgcttgctgagagttgtagttagtCAGTAGGGGGTCTCTGTGTATGATGCTGAACGGTGATGAAGGCAtgactataataataataataataattataattaatCATAATTTGAAGATACATTTTTGAGCAAAAAGTTGTCTAGAAAATAAATCACAATTGATATATAAATGGTCGGAATATTTACTGCAATATTCTGTGAATTTGTCACAATTTGTAGAAGAATGAATGAAAGATTGTGGGAAATATATATCAagtagtataaatatatatatatatatatatatatatatatatataaagaaaaatgcCGGCACTAGCTCAAGAGAAGAAATACG
The Bufo gargarizans isolate SCDJY-AF-19 chromosome 2, ASM1485885v1, whole genome shotgun sequence genome window above contains:
- the ZBTB16 gene encoding zinc finger and BTB domain-containing protein 16 — encoded protein: MDLTNMGMIQLQNPNHPTGILLKANQMRLAGTLCDVVIMVDTQEFHAHRTVLACTSKMFEILFHRSSQHYTLDFLSPKTFQQILEYAYTATLQAKVEDLDDLLYAAEILEIEYLEEQCLKILETIQASEENDGDLCTSERAMDDEEDRKSRFIKNMLNAKHSSEESGYASMGSQSLVDQSPSVSTSYGLSGMSPTKTAVDSLMTIGQSLLQGALQQNALDLHSTGRLQSLAEVKTEVMQVDEGTNHASPTAESSASGGDKSDEKAKESPGTPTRSSVITSARDLSFNRDENAPEQSLELSQGFTLGQDHAISHAEKHLSVYSVLPNHKGETMLTVPTSMASALHMQPALAVSMDFSAYGGLLPQGFIQRELFNKLGEIAAGMKNDGRNMSERCSVCGANLPDNDSIEHHRKLHSGMKTYGCELCGKRFLDSLRLRMHLLAHSAGAKAFVCEQCGAQFSKEDAYDAHRRTHNGSDMAVFCLLCGKRFQTQTALQQHMEVHAGVRSYICSECNRTFPSHTTLKRHLRSHTGDHPYECEFCGSCFRDESTLKGHKRIHTGEKPYECNGCGKKFSLKHQLETHYRVHTGEKPFECKLCHQRSRDYSAMIKHLRTHNGASPYQCTICLEYCPSLSAMQKHMKSHKPEDIPADWRIEKTYLYLCYV